The DNA region GTCCAGGTGAGAACAACCGAAATTTTGAACAATTTCAACCAGATTAACCGGATTAATTTGAATCAATTTAATCAGACGAACATATCCAACCACTTTAATCAAGTAAACCAGCAACTGAATGTAACCATTAATCTGATGGAAAAGCTGGAGGATACGGCTGATGATACAAGCGATTCCTTGGGTGATAATCTGAACAAGCTCTCCAAGTGGCTGCAAATGATAAAGTCGGCTGGGAGTGTCGTGTTAAAAGCGGCTGCTGAGGAAGAAGACTTCAAGTATCGTTACATGGTTGCCGCTGAAGACCCGGTGCTCGGGGAAGGCATCTATAATAAGTTTCGAGATCAAGCCTCTAAAAGTGGTCAGAACACTAATGATTCACTGAAATCTTCTCTAGGCTTCTTGCCTTTGGCACAGAATACAGGTCAGGTAGATCAGTTAAATGAACTGACTCAACGTTTGAGCATGTTATCACCGGATGGTAAAAGTCTGTCAGATGCGTCAAAGGCCATTGTTAGTGCTATGAATGGAAAAAACTCAGATTTGGCAAGTCAATTTAACATTCCGGAAAGTGCATTGAATGGAGCCGGCTTGGGTGAATTTATTCAAACGAAAGACCTTGACGGCTTCATACAAGGATTGCAGACGGTTCTTGAAATGCAGGGATACACACAACAGGCCTTTGATACTATGCTTGATTCTCCATTGCAAAAATGGACGGCTCTTGTGAACCAGTTCAATGGTATATTGTCTGAAATCGGAACGAAAGCGTTGGAAGTTTTGTCTCCGGTACTTGATCGGTTAAATGAAGCAATAAGCTCAGGCCAGTTCAGTGCTTTTATTGAATGGATTGGTGGGGCATTTGCAATCATCGCTCAGGTAGTGGCGTTTATCGTGGATGGGTTCATTAATTTTGCTACAGTCGTGCAAGAAAACTGGGATATCATTGCACCTATTTTGACTGCGATCGCTATGGTGCTGCTCTACAATATTATTATTTCACTTGGTATGGTGATCGCTGAGGTGTATTCTCTCGCTGCGGCATGGTTGGTAGCTAATTGGCCTGTGTTGCTTGTTATTGCTGCAATTGCACTACTCATTTATATTTTGCAATTATGCGGAGTTACAGCCGGAGATATGGTTGGGACGATAATCGGTTATTTTTATATGGTATATGAACACATGAGATCGATTTTTGCATCGATTCTTAATTATGTAATGTCCTGGGCTGAATTTTTCATTAATTTATTCATTGATCCGGTCTATGCATTCAAAAAGCTGTTTGTTGACATGGGACTCATTGTGCTACAGATCCTATTCAACATCACGAAGGGAATTGAGGATTTCGCAGGTGGTTTCAAAGATCAGATCAACTGGATCATAGAAGGCATAAACAAAGTGATACCTTACCTAAATAAGATTTTTGGTACAAATTGGGGAGGTATTGATCTGCTTACAGATTCAAATGTTCATTCGATGAGCAATAAGATAAAAAGCCTGATGGATGATCTTGAAGCAAGCACACCTGAGAGCGAAAAGGATGTTGTGAAACTGTGGAGAATGGATGCCTCAGCAGATTATAAAGATGCATTCGATGCAGGGTGGAGCCAGGGGCAGGGTTTGATGGATACCACTAAAGGTATATTTTCTAACAGTTCTGATAAATTACCCGGGAATTTCGGAGGTGTTACTCCCAGAACACCTTCCATGCCATCAATGCCAACTGCACCTGCTCCCACCGTTGTTCCCAACAACAATATGAGTAACATCAACAAGATTAACAATATCGGACAGGTGGACAAGATCGGTGACGTGGATGGCACAGTGGATGTGACGAGCGAGGATCTGAAACTTATGCGTGAGCTGGCAGAGATGCAGGCTATTCAGCGATTTGTCAGTCTGACACCAACTGTCCAGGTCACCACAGGGGATATCAACAGTGGACATGACGTTGACAGCATCATCAGCAAAATCACCGATGGACTGAACAGTCAGATCGTCTCCAGCGCCCAGGGGGTGTATGGTTAGATGGAATATTATATTCAGCTTAGTTTCAACAACCGATCCGAATACATGTATTTCCCGGTGACACCAGAGAGCATCGAGTTCTCGGATGCGGGGGATGGCAGTACGTTCAATGTTAGCGCGCTAGGTGAGATTAACGTGATCAAATCGCCCAAGCTGCGTGAAGTCAGTTTCAGCGGGATTTTTCCGGCAGACTACAGTCCGTATCATCTGAACTACGATGCAAGCCATCCGGCAGTTCAGAAGCGGTTTTACCGTGATCCATATGAATATGTTAAAAAGATCATCCGCTGGATGCAGACGGGCAGACCCGTGAGGCTGTTCTTTTCAAGTGCCAGATACACAATTAATATGGCTGTTTCCATTGAGAGCTTTGACTGGAAGGAGACAGCGGGCACGGTAGGGGATATTCAGTATGATATCAAGCTGAAGCAGTTCATTTTCTATGCCGCCAAAAAAGTAGTGCCTCTTAAGGACAGTAAGGATAAAGCTGCCTCGAAAACGAAAACTAAAGCCTCCCGGCCCAATGAAAAAATCCAGGCCAAAACCGTCAAGCTCAAAGCTGGAGACTCCTTGTGGTCGGTTGCTAAAGCCAATCTGGGAGATGGATCTCGTTGGAAAGAGCTGCAGAAGCTGAATGGCATCAAGGATGCACAGTTGAAGAAGCTGCCGATTGGACTTGTGATCAAGCTTCCGTGAAAGGAGAGGACACATGCAGCAGCAGATTAGCTTGGATAACAAGCGGAGAAACATGAAAGAGCAGCTATGGCTGGATGACAAGCAGGGTAACATCTGGGATATTAGCGAAATTGCCGGCGACATTACGTACAAAACCTCCCGCATCGGCAAGCCTTCCTCTCTGGAATTCACATTGATCAAGGGCAGTCTGTACCAGAACACGAAATTCACATATGAGAATGGATATGTTGTGAAATATATCAGCAATGAGGTAGGCATCTTTTACGGATATATCTTCTCGGTGGATAGCGGCAAGGACGAAAGTGTCAAAATCAAAGCCTACGACCAGACACGCTATCTGGCCGCAAATCAGACGTACAAGTTCGTTAACGCAACCGCTACGGATGTGATCAAACGAATTGCTACTGACTTTCAGTTGAAGGTGGGCGAGCTGATTCAGCCGAAATATGTCATTCCTCGTATGTTGTTTGATAATAAAAAACTGATCGACATGATCTGTGAGGCGTTGGACCGGACATTGATTTATGGCGGCAAAAACTACATTTTCTACGATGACTTCGGCAAGCTTGTGCTTCGGGATGTGGAAGAGATGCCTTACGGCTTTGTCATTGGGGATAACAGTCTGCTTACGGATTTCAGCTATACGCGGTCGATTGACGACCAGACGTATAACAAGATCAAGCTGTATCGGGATAACAAGGATACGGGAAAAAGAGAAACGTTTGTTCATCAGGACTCAGGCAGCATCCGTCAATGGGGGCTGCTTTTTTTGTACCAAAAAGCGGACGATGGCCTGAACAAAGGCCAGATTGATGACATGCTGAAGACCCTGATGACGCTCCGTAACCGCGAGACACAGACACTGAAAGTGGATGCACTCGGCGATTTCAAGGTGAGGGCGGGCAGTTATGTCAACATCCAGATTGAGGAACTGAAGATCAATCAATATTTTCTGGTGGACGAGTGTACGCACAAGGTACAGGGGGGCGTGCACACGATGTCGCTGGATTTGAAGGTGGTGTAACGATAAATGATGCTGGACGTGATTAAAAAGGCGGCGGTGGCCGCCGTGGATGCCAAAGCTCCTGTTCAGATAATGTACGGAAGCGTGACAAACACCCAGCCGCTGGAGATTACCGTTGAACAACGGCTGGCATTGGCTGAGCCTTTTCTGGTACTGCCGGAATCCGTAGCAAACAAAGCTTGGACAGTAGGTGACCATGTCTTGTTGTTACGTGTTCAGGGTGGGGACAGCTTTGTTGTGCTGGATCGGCTGGTGAATCCATGATTCCACAGGGTGCCCAAATGAGTGCAGAAGATCAGGAAGAAGCTGCTATGCTTCCAAGTCTGACGTATGTATTTCAAGCTTCGGGACAGCGGATTGGAAGACTGCAACTGGATGGAAAAGATGCGGTAAAACAGGCGGTGTATAAAGCGTTGTCCACACGCCGCTACGAGCACCTAATCTATTCTTCGGATTACGGCATGGAATGGTCTTGGGAAGGAATGGCTGGGAGATCCATGGTTGAATCGGAACTGGAACGCTGGATTCGCGAAGCGTTGCTTCCGGATGATCGCATTTCGGATGTAACCGAGTTCGATTTTGTCCACGAGGCAGATGGGGTAAGGGTATCTTTTACCGTGGAAACGGATTTTGGAAGCTTCAGGCAAGAGACGGAGGTGAACATGAATGTATGAGGAGCAGACGTTTGAAGTCATTTTGAATCGAATGCTGGACAGGGTCCCGGATGGTGTGGATAAACGTGAAGGCAGCATTATCTATGATGCGGTTGCGCCAGCGGCTGTGGAAATGGCTCAGATGTATATTGAGCTGGATGTGAACGCCAATCTGAAATTTGCAGACACAGCTTCGGGGGAATACCTTGATCGGGCTGTAGCCTGGTCAGGCATCACTCGTAAAACGGCAACCCAGGCACGTTGGGTCGGTAGCTTCAAAGATAATGGAGGTAAACCCGTTGAAGTTCCTTTGGAGAGTCGTTTTTCCACGGGGGATCGGGTGTATGTTGTTCTGGAACGCATGGCGGCTGGACAATATGTGTTGGAATGTGAAGTCGTGGGAGCGGAAGGCAATGAATATACAGGGGCGTTGCTGCCCATCGATTATATAGCTGGACTGACGACAGCCGAACTGACACAGTTGCTGGTTCCGGGCGAAGACGAAGAGACGGATCAGGCGCTATATGATCGCTATCAGGATAAAGTATCCCGTCCGATAACAAGTGCGAACAAATATCAATATGAATTGTGGGCACGAGAAAACTCTGGAGTAGGTAAAGCGAAGGCTTTTCCGCTGTGGGATGGTCCGGGGACAGTCAAAGTGGCATTGCTGAATAATGAAATGAGAACACCCGCTGAGGCGGTTATTGAAGCAGTGCAGAATTATATTGATCCAACCCAGGATGGGATGGGCGAAGGCGCTGCTCCAATCGGACCCGTGGTCACGGTTGTGGGAGCGGAGGAAGTGCCTATTCATGTCGAGGTGCAGGTCACGCTTGCTTCTGGTTCAACGTACGAGGCAGTGAAGACACTGATTGAAAATGGTGTTACTACCTATCTGAAGGAGCTGGCGTTTGCTGATCCGCTTGTCCGTTGGACACGCATTGCCAATGTCATTCTGGATATACCGCCCGTGATTGATTATAGCGATCTGCTGGTGAATGGGGGCATGTCCAATCTGGAGATTAAACCGGGTGCAGTGGCCGTTCTTGGGACGGTGAAGGTGACGTGAATAAGGCTGAGGTATTAATGTCCCTTTTGCCCCCGTTGTATGAGAATGTGCTGGAGATGCAACTGCTCACGCAGACGGAAGGTCAGGAATTGGATAGGCTGGTTCAGGGATTGGATGACGTTTTGGATCAGTTTTACCCGGAGTCCGCGACATGGGCATTGGATCGGTATGAGCGGGATCTGCAAATCCCCACGAATCAAGCCAAGCCGAACGATCAACGGAGATCGGTCATCATTTCCAAAATGCGCGGCAGTGGCAAAGTCTCTGGTTCGATGCTAAAGAATGTAGCACAGGCGTATGAGAGTGGCGGGATTGATGTATCGGTTGAGCCGAGTGAATACCGGATTATGATCCGTTTTGTAGACACATATGGTCTGCCGCCCAATCTGCACGATCTCAAGGCTGCAATTGAGGATATCAAACCTGCGCATATGACTGTGGAGTATCGTTTGCGATATTTGACGATTGCGGAGGTAGAGAACATGACGCTGGCCGAGATCGAACAGACCCGGCAGGATAAATTTTTAGGAGGTGGAGCTTAAAATGAGTGAACCGAAGACACCGAATCTTGGATTGAACAAAATTGATCGTTCCTCTCCATCGACCACCTATTTTGATCTGGATAAGTATTTGGATCAAAACTGGGAGAAGATTGATGATTTCTCGGAACAGATGGAGGAAAAGACTGGGGAGACAGCCACACAGGTCAGCGGTATACAGGAGCGACTGGATACGGAGAAGCGTAGATCTGTGACGTTGGAGCCAGGATTGCAAGTTGTTAATGCAGAACGTGCCTCAGCATTTAAGTTGGAAGGTTTGAAGGGCCGTACGCTGGTGAATTTGTTGGGGCGTGATGGTGGGTGTGAGGCTGTGAGTGACTGGTTTACAACCACTGGTGTTGCGGCAGCACTGGATTCATCGGACAAGGCACAGGGAACCAATAGTATTAAAATCACAACCAAAACTGGAAACACCGACGGGAGCTTATATTATCTCCTTGGGACGATTCTTTCCAATAGTAAAAATTATCTTGCTATTGCAGATTTGAAGAAAGGGACATCCACGAGTGTATCGTTATCTTTATGGAATGGGACGGTAAACGTTTCGGGTACGGTAGTTACAGCGTCAAAATTCACTCCTTCCGTCCTCTTGATTCCAGCACCTGCCGTAGGGGCAGCGACTAACAATTTGCAAATTTCAGTAGGTGGAACCGAAGCCGGACAATATAGTCATGTCGATTCTGTACGTTTGTATGAAATCACCGCCGCAGAGTTAACGTCCCTATCCAGTATGACAGCGGAGCAAGTTGCAGCCAAGTACCCATACGTCGATAGTGTTCAGCCTGTCCGAAATCCGTATGCGATTCGATATGGAGAGAATCTGCTACCTCCGTTTTACGAGTGGGAAGCAGGCATTGCAGCTGGTGATAACATGTCCATTGATAATCCACACAAAGTAACGATTAACGCGACGACAGTTGGTGGGAGCTTCATTCGATACTATGTTCCCGTTCTCCCCTCGCAACAATATACATTATCCGTAACAGCTCAAGGAGCAAACGCAAGGCCGTATATCTACCTTTGTCGGAAGGACAGAACAAGGATTGACAGCGTGAAAAATCCTTTTGGGACGATAACGCCGTCTCAGGAAACGGTTTATTTGGAGGTCGTGCTTAATACATTGGACTCAAATAACATTGTAGCTACAGGTACGGCAGTCTTTACCGAAGCTTCGATGACAATTGGCAGCGCAGTCCAACCGTTCAAGCCACGTGAAGACGCCATGCTCGCGTTTCAAACGGATCTATACGCCGATCCATTAACTGGTGCGAATGCTGACGAAGTGTTCGAGAAGGATGGGCAATACTTCAAGCTGGCGAAGTGGAAGAAGATAACGGAATTATCGTCATTGTCAGGATGGATTCCTTTAGCGAATGGAACGGGGTGGAAGTCCGTAACAGCGTCGGGAGCCAATTTGCCTCCTGCTCTTATATTGGGGCCAGTCGGCGTAACGTATGGGACGAAGTTCGACGGAAAGGTGCTGAGACAATACGCATCACCGGAGACGGCGGACATGATTTGGATTGCATCCGACAATTCGGTACGCGTAGCGATCTCAAGCGCCGACAGCGGATGGGGAGATGCATACACACCGACAGCCGAAGAGATCAAAGCGTATTTCATTGGATGGACAATGTTCAACGGAGCAGCGGGTACAGGTGTGGGTAATAGTCCAGATGTGCCATCAAATAATGTATACAATGGTACAGGAACAAAATGGTGGGCACGGCGATCAGATGGAGTAGCACGTACTTGGGCAGATGCTACTAATGCATTGCCTACGACTCAAGCGCAAAACTGGACACCGTACCAACTGGTCTACCAGCTTGCAACGGCTAATGTCGAACCTGTCGCTTCTGAGGGGCAATTGACGTTTATTGAGGGGGACAATCAAATTGAGGTCGGAACGGGGATTGTGTTGAGGGAGTACGCACCTATCACTAAAAATCCTCCCGTCGCTGCTGCAATGAATGATGCGTCATATCCCTCTAGATATAAAGTCAAAAAGTTTATTCGAGCTTATAAGAACGGTAAGTATGATCCAGCTTGGTACGCAAGTACGTTGAATTCTTATGGTCTTGAAAAAGCACGAATCAATTGGGCTGATTTTGACGAGACGGCAGCCTATAGAGTCACATACCTGATGATGGACACGTCTCCAACAACGTCATTTGTCGGATCGATCGCAGAAAACGAAAAGTCGTTGATTACGGACTTGGTACAGGACGTTCAACAGGCTACGGCTCGGCTTAGCGTTGTGGAGTTGAAAAAGGCCGAGAAGGACGCCCCTGCATGGATCACGCCGACGCTACTTAATGGGTGGGTTGATTACGATACTGTACGCCGTCCCGTAGGATATTATAAAGACTCAGAGGGATGGGTTCACGTTCAAGGGTTTATCAAAGGGGGCGCTACGGCCTTCGGGACTGTAATTTTTAATTTTCCAGAAGGGTATAAACCTGATAAACCCATTGAAGTTAACGCCACTTCTGCCGACCCCACAACCTCGTACGCGTCAACACTTTACGTTGGGACTAATAGTTTGCAATGTGATTTGGGAGTAAAAAACTCGTTTTTGATCCTTGATTTTAAGTATCGTGCAAAATAAAGGAGGGTCTATATGAAAGCCGTACCTAAAGTAACTACAGACGGGCTCTATATCGAGGACGTGTTGGTGGACGATGCCTTTTCTGGTGTCGTCCCTTTGTATGCCAAGTCGGAGCCTCCTGTTTTCGATCCAGAAGAGAACACAGAGGTGGAAAATCCGGTAAATGAGCCGCAAGAGCCTGTAATAGCGGGTTACATTGTAGGAGTTCCGATCACATCCGGCCTGTTCCGTCCCCTCTTTCATCTGGAAGCCTGGGAGGCTTACCAAGAATCTCCGGAAGCTGTCCCGAAGACGAATCAACCCGTACTGTGGGCAGAAGGATTAAGTCAGGAAGAGATTGACGAACTGACCAAACCGCTGCCTAAAGAACCTTCGGAGCTGGACTTGTTGAAGCAGCGTCTGGCGGAAGCTGAAGCAAAGAATGCACAGTTGACTGAGGAAAGCACGCTCAACCAAGTTGCTCTTATGGAGCTGCATGCCATGATTTTGGAGATGACTTCAGGCAATAGATCCGATAAGGGATAGGTTTGCTGATCTGCTAATCCGCTGTGGTATAGCACTCATGAGGGGTGGTGAAACGATGTTGGCTGTATATGTGATGTTGATTCAAAAGGGGATGATCTCCCTTGAGCAAGTGCCATCAGAGAGCCGTGACAAAGTGGCTGAAGCACTGGGCGAAGGGGATAGTCAGTAGTAGGAACGCCCGATCATGGAGCGTATTTTTTTGTCCATTTGGAGAGGTAAGGTTTTTTATTTTGACTATAAGGAGGTGAAACCATGGAACGATGGGACACCCTATGGAAATGGGGTATTGCACTGATGAGCAGCTCAGCAACCTACTTCTTCGGCGGCTGGTCAGGCGTACTAGGCGTCCTACTCGTCTTTGTCATCCTCGACTACCTAACCGGCATCGCGGCGGCGGGAATGACTGGTAAGCTTGAGAGTAATGTCGGCATGTTTGGCATCGCGCGAAAGGTATTTATTTTTGCAATGGTATCGGTGGCACATCTGGTGGACGGTGTTCTGGGAGACGGACATTTGTTCAGGGATGCGGTCGCCTTTTTTTATATCGCGAATGAGTTGTTGTCCATTATTGAAAATGGAGGCAAATTGGGCGCCCCGATCCCGCCTGTGATCCGGCAGGCGATTGAAGTGCTCAAGGGTAAGGGAGGAAGCGGGGGGATTCCTGGTAACTATACTCCCGATTCCAGAGAATCTTTTGTACACTCAGACCATAAGGACGCTGATCAACAGACCAGAGATGAAACGAAGTAAGGACTTAGCATCCATTCAAATGTGCCTAGTAGCAAGAGATAGAGCGATTTTGGAATCGAAAGTCCAATCCATTAGCTACAAGTAGTGAAGGAGACGGAATCGATTCTGAAGAAGCGATAGCGGTCGCCTTTGTCTCCGAATTTCTACCTTTAAGAAAATGAATTAAGAAAATTTGGAGACAACAGCGATCGGAAGAACGATCCGTATCTGGAACGGTCACGTACCGACTCGGTATTTTTTCCTTAGTTGGTTGATGGAAACCCAATAGATTACCAATAGAAGTTAGATAGCAACGACATAAAATACGAAACAAATTGAGTAAGCAGCACCTAATCTTATCCAAATAGCAATACGACATAACAACATACTCACAGCCATCCGAACTTATCTTTCACCAACAATCAGGACATGCACACAAGCAACCCCTGATTCCCTAGCATTAACTATATACAAACGGCAATTTGCCGCATAAAGGGTGTGAGAAACGTGCAAACGAGAAGCTCGGGCAACACGCAGGGCATTGACGTCTCCCGGTATCAGGGCACGATCGATTGGGCCAAAGTGAAGGGAAGCGGTATGACGTTTGTGTTCATCAAGGCGACCGAAGGGCAGACGTATACCGACCCGAATTTCCAGAAAAATGTAAGCGGCGCGCTGGCAGCGGGCATGCTGGTCGGGACGTATCATTTTTTTCGCGCAACTACTACCGACGGTGCCAAGGCCGAAGCGGCACATTATGCTACGACACTGCAAAAAGTAGGAGGCGCCAAGGCGCTGCAATTACCTCCTGTCATGGACTACGAGAATAATCCGGGTAACCTGAGTAAAGCTCAGATCAATACGGTAGCCAAAGCTTTTTTAACAGAACTTCAACGTCTCACGGGTGTGAAACCGATCATATACACAGGCAATTCATTTGCCGGCAATTTTGACACTTCGCTTGGCTCGTACGATCTGTGGATCGCGCGTTACAGCAACACACGTGTTCCAGATAAGCAGCCGGCATGGAAACGTTGGACGTTCTGGCAGTATACGGACTCGGGCAAGGTGAGCGGGATCAGCGGCAACGTGGATATGAATGAGTTTGAAGGATCGGCAGCGGAATTGAGAGCAAGATATGCAACAGCAACACCAAAGCCGCAAGAGCCATCCGAACCGACCAATCCCACGAATCCAACCGAACCACCGAAAGGGGGCGAACCGATGACAGCCGAAGAGAAAGCAGCGTTTGATGCGCTCAAATCCCAGGTCGATAAACTGCAGGCGCGCCAGCAGATGGAAGTTCCAGTCTGGGCAAAAGCGGCCGTGGATGCAGCACTGGCATATGACACCAAAAATCCGTTATTCAGCATCGATAATGGGGCGAGTTATGATTTTTACCGTTTTATCACGGTCATGTACCGCAGAGGTTTATTCAAAAAATAAGCCTGACCTAACTTATAATAAGCTGGCCCCGGTTATAACTGAGAGAACACAACAAGGGACACACGACGCTTTTTGTCGAACAGTGTTCCTTTTTTGTGTTTTATGTAAGTGATATTAACATACATAATAAAGTTGAAGACTTATGTCCGTAAATCTCTTGTCTAATTGATGAATGTGATGTAAAGTAAGTTACACGAAATCGATTTTCACCACTGTTTAATTTCATAATCCTCCTCATCATGACAAGACTTTAACATGCAAAGTTAATGTAATGTCTCCCTGTTGTAAAATCCAACATCTGTAGATCAATCTCACAACGTATGACACAATCCAATCTAACCTGCTTAATGGACCACTAAAATGTCCTGTTTAACCTACTATGTACATCATCATTTAATTGCCACCATATGATTTTTGCCCATTACATTCTAGCCATGACGATCTGACTCCAAGCCACATCCCAGGCCAAACTCCACACCAGACCAAACTACCGTTCTCTCTAAAATCAGCCTTATTCGATCGTTACCAAGTCGGTACCATTCTATTGTTGCTTATTGACCTAAGTTCAATTATTGCACAACAACCACAGGTATTTAGAAATCGTCACATCATCCATAAATTCTAACAAAATGTGTACGGTTACATTGCGTTTTATATTTAAGCCTCAACATATCCAAACTTCTAACACAGGTATCGCAGGCTTCTAAAGCCTTTCATTTGATACAAAGCACCAAACCGCCAGCATTGGAGTTTTTTCACGCCAGTATCACACACATTATGAGACAGGGAAGGGTGTTGTACGTATGCGAATGAGAAAAAAGTGGTTATCCGGTGTCATGGCCATGGCCATGAGTACAGTGTTGATTCTATCGGGCTGCTCCAGCACGAGTAACGAGGGTACGGGTAACTCCCCTGCTCCAGCGGAAGGCAGCGAGCCTCCGGCAGAAGTGGCAGCACAGGATACGATGATTATGGGACGCGGCGGAGATTCCGTGGCACTCGACCCGGCGATCGTTACAGATGGGGAGTCGTTGAAGATTGGACATCAGGTATTCGACTCGTTGCTGGACTACAAAGAAGGTGGAACCGAGGTTGTTCCTGGACTGGCTGAGAGCTGGGAGATTTCGGCGGATGGGCTCAAGTATGACTTTAAGCTGAAGTCGGGTGTGAAATTCCACGATGGTACCGACTTCAACGCAGAGGCTGTGGTGTTCAACTTCAATCGATGGAGTGATCCGGCCAGTGAATATAAATTCGAGGGAGATTCCTTTGACTATTACGATTCCATGTTTGGTCCAGAGGATGCACGTGTGATCAAGGAAGTAAAGGCGATTGACGCGACAACGGTTGAGT from Paenibacillus sp. JNUCC-31 includes:
- a CDS encoding XkdQ/YqbQ family protein — protein: MQQQISLDNKRRNMKEQLWLDDKQGNIWDISEIAGDITYKTSRIGKPSSLEFTLIKGSLYQNTKFTYENGYVVKYISNEVGIFYGYIFSVDSGKDESVKIKAYDQTRYLAANQTYKFVNATATDVIKRIATDFQLKVGELIQPKYVIPRMLFDNKKLIDMICEALDRTLIYGGKNYIFYDDFGKLVLRDVEEMPYGFVIGDNSLLTDFSYTRSIDDQTYNKIKLYRDNKDTGKRETFVHQDSGSIRQWGLLFLYQKADDGLNKGQIDDMLKTLMTLRNRETQTLKVDALGDFKVRAGSYVNIQIEELKINQYFLVDECTHKVQGGVHTMSLDLKVV
- a CDS encoding baseplate J/gp47 family protein, yielding MYEEQTFEVILNRMLDRVPDGVDKREGSIIYDAVAPAAVEMAQMYIELDVNANLKFADTASGEYLDRAVAWSGITRKTATQARWVGSFKDNGGKPVEVPLESRFSTGDRVYVVLERMAAGQYVLECEVVGAEGNEYTGALLPIDYIAGLTTAELTQLLVPGEDEETDQALYDRYQDKVSRPITSANKYQYELWARENSGVGKAKAFPLWDGPGTVKVALLNNEMRTPAEAVIEAVQNYIDPTQDGMGEGAAPIGPVVTVVGAEEVPIHVEVQVTLASGSTYEAVKTLIENGVTTYLKELAFADPLVRWTRIANVILDIPPVIDYSDLLVNGGMSNLEIKPGAVAVLGTVKVT
- a CDS encoding LysM peptidoglycan-binding domain-containing protein — translated: MEYYIQLSFNNRSEYMYFPVTPESIEFSDAGDGSTFNVSALGEINVIKSPKLREVSFSGIFPADYSPYHLNYDASHPAVQKRFYRDPYEYVKKIIRWMQTGRPVRLFFSSARYTINMAVSIESFDWKETAGTVGDIQYDIKLKQFIFYAAKKVVPLKDSKDKAASKTKTKASRPNEKIQAKTVKLKAGDSLWSVAKANLGDGSRWKELQKLNGIKDAQLKKLPIGLVIKLP
- a CDS encoding glycoside hydrolase family 25 protein — protein: MQTRSSGNTQGIDVSRYQGTIDWAKVKGSGMTFVFIKATEGQTYTDPNFQKNVSGALAAGMLVGTYHFFRATTTDGAKAEAAHYATTLQKVGGAKALQLPPVMDYENNPGNLSKAQINTVAKAFLTELQRLTGVKPIIYTGNSFAGNFDTSLGSYDLWIARYSNTRVPDKQPAWKRWTFWQYTDSGKVSGISGNVDMNEFEGSAAELRARYATATPKPQEPSEPTNPTNPTEPPKGGEPMTAEEKAAFDALKSQVDKLQARQQMEVPVWAKAAVDAALAYDTKNPLFSIDNGASYDFYRFITVMYRRGLFKK
- a CDS encoding DUF2634 domain-containing protein, with the translated sequence MIPQGAQMSAEDQEEAAMLPSLTYVFQASGQRIGRLQLDGKDAVKQAVYKALSTRRYEHLIYSSDYGMEWSWEGMAGRSMVESELERWIREALLPDDRISDVTEFDFVHEADGVRVSFTVETDFGSFRQETEVNMNV
- a CDS encoding CD1375 family protein yields the protein MRGGETMLAVYVMLIQKGMISLEQVPSESRDKVAEALGEGDSQ
- a CDS encoding DUF2577 family protein, with the protein product MMLDVIKKAAVAAVDAKAPVQIMYGSVTNTQPLEITVEQRLALAEPFLVLPESVANKAWTVGDHVLLLRVQGGDSFVVLDRLVNP
- a CDS encoding phage holin family protein, translated to MERWDTLWKWGIALMSSSATYFFGGWSGVLGVLLVFVILDYLTGIAAAGMTGKLESNVGMFGIARKVFIFAMVSVAHLVDGVLGDGHLFRDAVAFFYIANELLSIIENGGKLGAPIPPVIRQAIEVLKGKGGSGGIPGNYTPDSRESFVHSDHKDADQQTRDETK
- a CDS encoding putative phage tail protein, whose product is MNKAEVLMSLLPPLYENVLEMQLLTQTEGQELDRLVQGLDDVLDQFYPESATWALDRYERDLQIPTNQAKPNDQRRSVIISKMRGSGKVSGSMLKNVAQAYESGGIDVSVEPSEYRIMIRFVDTYGLPPNLHDLKAAIEDIKPAHMTVEYRLRYLTIAEVENMTLAEIEQTRQDKFLGGGA
- a CDS encoding phage tail tape measure protein, translating into MSDTKIDVINPPSVNNLINNLNLVQVRTTEILNNFNQINRINLNQFNQTNISNHFNQVNQQLNVTINLMEKLEDTADDTSDSLGDNLNKLSKWLQMIKSAGSVVLKAAAEEEDFKYRYMVAAEDPVLGEGIYNKFRDQASKSGQNTNDSLKSSLGFLPLAQNTGQVDQLNELTQRLSMLSPDGKSLSDASKAIVSAMNGKNSDLASQFNIPESALNGAGLGEFIQTKDLDGFIQGLQTVLEMQGYTQQAFDTMLDSPLQKWTALVNQFNGILSEIGTKALEVLSPVLDRLNEAISSGQFSAFIEWIGGAFAIIAQVVAFIVDGFINFATVVQENWDIIAPILTAIAMVLLYNIIISLGMVIAEVYSLAAAWLVANWPVLLVIAAIALLIYILQLCGVTAGDMVGTIIGYFYMVYEHMRSIFASILNYVMSWAEFFINLFIDPVYAFKKLFVDMGLIVLQILFNITKGIEDFAGGFKDQINWIIEGINKVIPYLNKIFGTNWGGIDLLTDSNVHSMSNKIKSLMDDLEASTPESEKDVVKLWRMDASADYKDAFDAGWSQGQGLMDTTKGIFSNSSDKLPGNFGGVTPRTPSMPSMPTAPAPTVVPNNNMSNINKINNIGQVDKIGDVDGTVDVTSEDLKLMRELAEMQAIQRFVSLTPTVQVTTGDINSGHDVDSIISKITDGLNSQIVSSAQGVYG